One Oceanicoccus sagamiensis genomic region harbors:
- a CDS encoding carbon-nitrogen hydrolase family protein yields MAQTKPVKGDVRKNIQAHIDLVEMAINHEVELIVFPELSLTGYEPTLASSLAVYKEDRQFDDLQGLSDDNGITICAGMPLKIDEGICIGMILFRPDRPRLAYGKKHLHASETEYFVPGYGKPDLLVEKVRIALAICYELSVAEHAEKAYSNGAEIYMASVMHEPECVERCDKRLKEIAQTYGMLVMSSNFVGESDDYNYAGQSKVWDRKGRVLARLDERDEGIMIVDTETEKVIKRRVWRQLLGAG; encoded by the coding sequence ATGGCTCAAACAAAGCCAGTTAAAGGCGATGTTAGAAAAAATATTCAAGCTCATATCGATTTGGTTGAGATGGCGATTAACCACGAGGTAGAGTTAATCGTCTTTCCTGAACTTTCACTCACAGGTTATGAACCTACGCTGGCTTCGTCGCTGGCTGTCTACAAAGAAGATCGTCAGTTTGATGACTTACAAGGTCTTAGCGATGACAACGGCATTACTATCTGTGCTGGTATGCCGCTTAAAATCGACGAAGGAATCTGTATTGGTATGATTCTGTTTAGACCCGATCGACCAAGGCTTGCTTATGGTAAAAAACACCTGCATGCCAGTGAAACCGAATACTTTGTGCCCGGCTACGGCAAGCCGGACCTGTTAGTCGAAAAGGTCAGGATTGCCCTGGCTATCTGCTATGAACTATCTGTTGCTGAGCATGCAGAAAAGGCCTATAGCAACGGTGCAGAAATTTATATGGCCAGTGTTATGCATGAGCCAGAGTGTGTTGAGCGCTGTGATAAACGACTTAAAGAGATAGCACAAACTTATGGTATGTTGGTGATGAGCTCGAATTTTGTGGGTGAATCCGATGACTATAACTATGCTGGCCAATCAAAGGTTTGGGATCGTAAGGGGCGGGTATTAGCCAGGCTGGATGAGCGGGATGAAGGTATTATGATAGTCGATACGGAAACGGAGAAGGTGATTAAACGACGGGTATGGCGGCAATTATTGGGTGCAGGCTAA
- a CDS encoding sensor domain-containing diguanylate cyclase, whose translation MEAPNFQDLHWLLDIIQSTDIGIVVIDKNFNIEIYNRFMQVHSNIGPEDAIETSIFDLFPYLEDEWFKRRVNTVFELGISVYTTWEQRDNVFDFALKLPIHYETQMMYQNTTFIPLRSASDQVEKVGIVVYDVTDNAVNRGKLETAKDELLRLSRTDKLTALWNRGYWEERMIDEFKRNQRSDKQTSLVIFDIDHFKNINDTYGHQVGDDAIRTVSKLFLDNSRDVDICGRYGGEEFVVLLPETDVEGAKIYCERLRKAIAETTVHSQGESVNFTISLGIAVLDEHTKFPTDWMVNADKALYKSKESGRNQTNVFGD comes from the coding sequence ATGGAAGCACCGAATTTTCAGGATCTACATTGGTTGCTGGATATTATCCAGAGTACTGATATTGGTATTGTCGTTATCGATAAAAATTTCAATATTGAAATCTATAATCGATTTATGCAGGTGCATAGCAATATTGGTCCTGAAGATGCCATCGAAACCAGTATCTTTGATTTGTTCCCCTATTTGGAAGATGAATGGTTTAAGCGCCGGGTGAATACGGTGTTTGAATTAGGGATTTCGGTCTATACCACTTGGGAGCAGCGGGATAATGTCTTTGATTTTGCTCTGAAACTGCCAATCCATTATGAAACCCAGATGATGTACCAGAACACCACCTTTATTCCGCTGCGTTCAGCCTCAGATCAAGTGGAGAAGGTGGGTATTGTTGTTTATGACGTTACTGACAACGCGGTTAACCGTGGCAAGCTGGAAACCGCCAAAGATGAATTATTACGTCTCAGCCGCACCGATAAGTTAACCGCTTTATGGAACCGCGGTTATTGGGAAGAGCGGATGATTGACGAGTTTAAGCGTAATCAGCGCAGTGACAAACAAACCTCGCTGGTCATCTTTGATATCGACCATTTTAAAAATATCAACGATACCTATGGCCATCAGGTGGGAGATGATGCCATCCGCACCGTGTCCAAATTGTTTTTAGATAATTCCAGAGATGTCGATATCTGCGGCCGTTATGGTGGTGAAGAGTTTGTAGTGCTATTACCGGAGACTGACGTAGAAGGCGCCAAAATCTATTGCGAACGGCTGCGTAAAGCCATTGCGGAAACGACCGTCCACTCTCAGGGTGAATCGGTTAACTTTACCATCAGCCTGGGTATCGCTGTACTGGATGAACACACCAAGTTTCCAACGGACTGGATGGTCAATGCCGACAAGGCCCTCTATAAATCCAAAGAAAGTGGCCGTAACCAAACCAATGTGTTTGGTGACTAA
- a CDS encoding SlyX family protein has protein sequence MTSPTELEQLKEQLFDLQTQVAFQEDTLQALNDIVTRQQQQIENLHELSKSQKSQLELMTEEMGGAQLDEKPPHY, from the coding sequence GTGACCAGCCCTACAGAGCTAGAACAACTTAAAGAGCAGCTATTTGACCTGCAAACCCAGGTGGCCTTTCAGGAGGACACTTTGCAGGCCTTAAATGATATTGTCACCAGGCAGCAGCAACAGATCGAAAACCTGCATGAGCTGAGTAAAAGCCAGAAGTCCCAGCTGGAGTTAATGACTGAAGAAATGGGTGGTGCTCAGCTGGATGAAAAACCACCACATTATTAA
- a CDS encoding translation initiation factor Sui1: MNRVVYSTDQGRHCPDCSNPIDNCQCKQPSAAPTGDGIVRLQLETKGRKGKGVTLVTGLPLAGAELKKLAKELKQRCSTGGAIKDGVIEIQGDQRKILEQTLQAKGYTVKFSGG; the protein is encoded by the coding sequence ATGAACCGAGTGGTCTACTCCACCGATCAGGGCAGGCATTGCCCCGACTGCAGCAACCCCATTGACAACTGCCAGTGTAAACAGCCATCAGCAGCCCCTACTGGCGATGGTATTGTCCGCTTGCAGCTTGAAACCAAGGGCCGCAAAGGCAAGGGCGTGACATTGGTTACCGGCCTGCCGTTAGCCGGTGCTGAACTGAAAAAACTGGCCAAGGAGCTTAAGCAGCGCTGTAGCACGGGTGGCGCCATCAAAGACGGGGTAATAGAAATCCAGGGAGACCAGAGAAAAATTCTGGAACAGACCTTGCAGGCCAAAGGCTATACCGTCAAATTCAGTGGCGGTTAA
- a CDS encoding queuosine precursor transporter yields MLTELFADFFAQQQELLWFTTIVVDLGFAILLYRLFGRQGLYASIIISLLLANLQGPKLTQIFGLQTSMGVILYSSIYFATDLLSERYGKREANRAVMIGFVVSIMIIVMTSISLMYLPSSNPNTAEFALTIHQATAALFDFTPRFILGSLLAYLISQRFDVWIFHLIKEKTQGRHLWLRNNVSTMLSQAVDTVIYGVVVWWGVVDFTTAMQLALAKYVLKIIIALVDTPFLYWARSWDLKQKDWVATQGERQAAENN; encoded by the coding sequence ATGCTAACAGAGCTGTTCGCAGATTTTTTCGCCCAGCAACAAGAGCTGCTTTGGTTTACTACCATTGTTGTAGACCTTGGCTTTGCTATTTTACTCTACCGCCTGTTCGGGCGGCAGGGCTTATATGCGAGCATTATTATCAGCCTGTTACTCGCCAATCTGCAAGGCCCAAAACTCACGCAAATTTTCGGTTTGCAAACCAGTATGGGGGTTATCCTTTACTCCAGTATTTATTTTGCCACCGACTTATTAAGCGAGCGCTATGGCAAGCGCGAAGCTAATCGCGCGGTAATGATTGGTTTTGTGGTCAGCATTATGATTATCGTGATGACCAGTATTAGCTTAATGTATTTGCCTTCAAGCAATCCAAACACCGCTGAGTTTGCCTTAACCATTCATCAGGCCACCGCCGCCTTATTTGATTTTACCCCGCGGTTTATTCTCGGTTCTTTGTTGGCGTATTTAATTAGTCAGCGCTTTGATGTGTGGATTTTTCATCTGATCAAAGAGAAAACTCAGGGCCGGCATTTATGGTTGCGCAATAACGTGTCCACCATGTTATCTCAAGCGGTTGATACTGTGATTTATGGTGTGGTGGTATGGTGGGGGGTGGTTGATTTTACCACCGCCATGCAATTGGCTTTAGCCAAATATGTTTTAAAAATAATTATCGCGTTAGTTGATACGCCCTTTTTATATTGGGCGCGTAGTTGGGATTTAAAACAAAAGGATTGGGTGGCTACTCAGGGGGAGCGCCAAGCCGCAGAGAATAATTAA
- a CDS encoding rubredoxin, whose protein sequence is MSDFKKWECVICGYIYDEEAGVPDDDIAPGTKWEDVPEDWECPDCGIGKSDFEMVEV, encoded by the coding sequence ATGAGCGATTTTAAAAAGTGGGAATGTGTCATCTGCGGCTATATCTATGATGAAGAAGCCGGGGTGCCGGATGATGATATTGCGCCGGGTACCAAATGGGAAGATGTGCCCGAGGATTGGGAGTGTCCGGATTGCGGTATTGGTAAGTCTGATTTTGAGATGGTTGAAGTCTAA
- a CDS encoding acyl-CoA dehydrogenase, giving the protein MSDYIAPVKEISFVLNELAGLSQVCELPRFEDSSEDVVDAVLEEAGKFASGVLAPLNSVGDNEGAKCVDNAVQETAGFAEAYQQFVEGGWVALPCNPEFGGMGLPESVGMATMEMWNAANISFGLCPMLGQGAIGAIESHASDALKAIYLEKMVSGEWTGTMNLTEPQAGSDLAVVRSKAIPEGDHYLISGTKIFITWGDHQMTDNVVHLVLARTPDAPEGVKGISLFVVPKFLVNDDGSLGERNDAYAVSVEHKLGIHASPTCVMSFGDNGGAVGYLVGEENKGLAYMFTMMNHARLNVGAQGVAMSDRAYQHAVAYANDRVQGKAAGDKEKGTIIRHPDIRRMLMVMRSMTEASRAVCYVASSSFDMAHHGTDEEQRRLANARGELLTPIAKGWSTEISQEITSLGVQIHGGMGFVEETGAAQYLRDARITTIYEGTTGIQANDLIGRKLIRDQGQEFNRLIDEIRATQAEVAALGDEMATIASSLAQGADSLQQVANWVIEHHMDNPQLPGAVAVNFMMAAGTVIGGWLLAKGAVIATAKLAEDESFYSAKIITARFYAEQIMPRADAHVKMAESGSAMTMALADDQF; this is encoded by the coding sequence ATGTCAGATTACATTGCCCCCGTTAAAGAAATCAGTTTTGTACTTAACGAGTTAGCGGGTCTATCTCAGGTGTGTGAATTGCCGCGCTTTGAAGATTCCAGCGAAGATGTGGTGGACGCAGTTCTTGAAGAGGCAGGTAAGTTTGCCAGTGGTGTATTGGCACCGTTAAATAGCGTCGGTGATAACGAGGGTGCCAAGTGCGTTGATAATGCGGTGCAGGAAACCGCCGGTTTTGCCGAAGCCTATCAGCAGTTTGTTGAGGGTGGTTGGGTCGCCTTGCCCTGTAACCCGGAGTTTGGTGGTATGGGTTTACCGGAAAGTGTGGGTATGGCCACGATGGAAATGTGGAATGCAGCCAATATCAGTTTTGGTTTGTGCCCGATGTTGGGCCAGGGTGCTATCGGCGCCATTGAGTCCCATGCCAGCGATGCTCTAAAAGCCATCTATCTGGAAAAAATGGTCTCCGGTGAATGGACTGGCACCATGAACCTGACGGAGCCACAGGCGGGTTCTGATCTGGCAGTGGTTCGCTCCAAAGCTATCCCCGAAGGCGACCACTATCTGATTAGCGGCACCAAGATATTTATTACCTGGGGTGACCACCAGATGACCGACAACGTGGTGCACCTGGTATTGGCACGTACCCCGGATGCGCCGGAAGGTGTTAAAGGTATTTCGCTATTTGTAGTGCCCAAGTTTTTAGTCAATGACGATGGCTCCTTAGGTGAGCGCAATGATGCGTATGCGGTTTCGGTAGAGCATAAGCTGGGCATCCATGCCAGCCCAACCTGTGTTATGAGCTTTGGTGATAACGGCGGCGCTGTGGGTTATTTGGTGGGCGAAGAAAACAAAGGCCTGGCCTATATGTTTACCATGATGAACCATGCTCGTTTAAATGTAGGCGCTCAGGGTGTGGCTATGTCTGACCGTGCCTATCAGCATGCCGTGGCCTATGCCAATGACCGTGTACAGGGTAAAGCTGCAGGCGATAAAGAGAAGGGCACGATTATCCGTCACCCGGATATTCGTCGTATGTTGATGGTGATGCGTTCAATGACAGAAGCTTCCCGAGCTGTGTGTTATGTGGCTTCTTCTTCTTTTGATATGGCCCACCACGGTACCGATGAAGAGCAGCGCAGACTGGCTAACGCCCGTGGTGAGTTGCTAACGCCTATTGCCAAAGGCTGGTCGACTGAAATCTCTCAGGAAATCACTTCACTGGGTGTGCAAATTCACGGCGGTATGGGCTTTGTTGAAGAAACCGGCGCAGCGCAGTATCTGCGTGATGCTCGTATTACCACTATCTATGAAGGGACCACCGGTATTCAGGCCAATGATTTAATTGGCCGTAAACTAATTCGTGATCAAGGTCAGGAGTTTAACCGCTTGATTGATGAAATCCGTGCTACTCAGGCGGAAGTCGCTGCACTGGGTGATGAGATGGCCACTATTGCCAGCTCTCTCGCGCAGGGCGCTGACTCATTACAGCAGGTCGCTAATTGGGTGATCGAGCACCATATGGATAACCCGCAATTGCCAGGTGCAGTGGCCGTTAACTTTATGATGGCCGCTGGTACCGTGATTGGTGGCTGGTTATTGGCCAAGGGTGCCGTTATCGCCACCGCTAAGCTGGCTGAAGATGAAAGCTTTTACAGTGCTAAAATTATTACCGCCAGATTTTACGCTGAGCAAATTATGCCCAGAGCTGATGCCCATGTAAAAATGGCCGAATCGGGTAGTGCTATGACTATGGCTTTAGCGGATGATCAGTTTTAA
- a CDS encoding long-chain-fatty-acid--CoA ligase: MIGQMMNSPLTITSLMSFGEKVHGDTEIVSVTMDNPLFRYTFADAFKRTRQLANVLARLGAKPGDCIGTLAWNDHRHLELYYAISCSGMICHTMNPRLFPEQIDYIINHAEDQFVFTDIFFLPLLENLKDRLSSVKGIIVLTDEAHMPDTSMENVYCYETLLAAETDVFNWPEINELDASGLCYTSGTTGNPKGVLYNHRSTVLHAFAGNLGDVMGLGTDDAVMPIVPMFHVNAWGVPYGAIMSGTKIVFPGPKMIDGEALTTLINEEHVTISAGVPTIWLALINYLKESGKTVEPLKRIIVGGAACPVSIMEDFDSYGVYTHVAWGMTEMSPLGTYNPFLDREALGEEEFARLRVKAGRCIYGVEMKITDEQNQDLPWDGVAFGSLKVRGPWICDSYFKMPDSDAHDADGWFDTGDVATIDPSGMMQITDRSKDVIKSGGEWISSIDLENTAVDHPAVVEAAVIGMYHEKWTERPLLLVIKQADAELSKEEMLAWFKGKVATWWIPDDCLFVEELAHTATGKLSKKDLREQYKDYRFPA, from the coding sequence ATGATTGGTCAGATGATGAATTCGCCGTTAACTATTACTTCGTTAATGTCGTTTGGCGAGAAGGTGCACGGCGATACAGAGATTGTATCTGTCACCATGGATAACCCGCTGTTTCGTTATACCTTTGCCGATGCTTTTAAGCGTACCCGCCAGCTAGCCAATGTGCTCGCCAGGTTAGGTGCCAAGCCCGGTGACTGTATTGGTACTCTGGCCTGGAACGATCATCGCCATCTTGAATTGTATTACGCCATTAGCTGCTCAGGCATGATTTGCCATACCATGAACCCCCGTCTGTTCCCGGAACAGATTGACTACATTATTAACCACGCCGAAGACCAATTTGTATTTACCGATATTTTCTTTTTACCGTTGCTTGAGAACCTAAAAGATCGCCTAAGCAGCGTAAAGGGCATTATTGTACTGACCGACGAAGCCCATATGCCGGACACTTCGATGGAAAATGTCTACTGCTATGAGACGCTTTTAGCGGCCGAGACAGATGTCTTTAATTGGCCGGAAATCAATGAATTAGATGCCTCTGGGCTGTGTTATACCTCGGGTACTACTGGCAATCCGAAGGGAGTTCTATACAATCACCGCTCCACCGTATTGCATGCTTTTGCCGGTAATTTAGGCGATGTTATGGGCTTGGGTACCGACGATGCTGTCATGCCGATTGTGCCCATGTTTCATGTGAATGCCTGGGGCGTTCCCTACGGTGCCATCATGAGCGGCACCAAGATTGTTTTCCCCGGCCCCAAGATGATTGACGGTGAAGCGCTGACGACATTGATCAATGAAGAACATGTCACGATTTCAGCCGGTGTGCCGACGATTTGGTTGGCGCTAATTAATTATCTTAAGGAATCGGGTAAAACCGTCGAGCCGCTAAAGCGGATTATCGTCGGTGGTGCTGCTTGCCCGGTTTCTATTATGGAAGATTTTGACAGCTACGGTGTTTATACCCATGTCGCCTGGGGTATGACAGAAATGAGCCCGCTGGGTACCTATAACCCGTTTTTGGACCGTGAAGCTTTGGGTGAAGAAGAGTTTGCCCGGTTACGAGTCAAAGCAGGCCGATGTATTTACGGTGTTGAAATGAAAATCACCGATGAACAGAATCAGGACTTACCCTGGGATGGTGTAGCCTTCGGTTCATTAAAAGTGCGCGGTCCCTGGATTTGCGATAGCTATTTTAAAATGCCGGATAGCGATGCCCATGATGCCGACGGCTGGTTTGATACCGGTGATGTGGCGACCATTGATCCGTCGGGCATGATGCAAATTACTGACCGTAGTAAAGATGTTATTAAATCCGGTGGTGAGTGGATTAGCTCCATCGATTTGGAAAATACGGCTGTTGATCACCCCGCGGTGGTTGAGGCAGCAGTGATTGGCATGTACCACGAAAAGTGGACCGAGCGCCCCTTGTTGTTAGTAATTAAGCAAGCGGATGCAGAGCTGAGTAAAGAAGAGATGCTGGCCTGGTTTAAAGGCAAAGTAGCGACATGGTGGATTCCAGACGATTGTTTATTTGTTGAAGAATTGGCCCATACCGCCACTGGTAAACTCAGTAAAAAAGATTTGCGCGAGCAGTATAAAGATTATCGATTCCCCGCTTAA
- the selD gene encoding selenide, water dikinase SelD, which yields MDSNTQQSNTTDLVLVGGGHSHLAVIKQLGMNPVAGLRVTVISKDSHTPYSGMMPGLVAGHYQHDEAHIDLRRLCQFAQVRFFQSEVTHIDLDQQQVHCQGRSPVRYDWLSINIGSQPAIDSIPGAHSCGIAVKPIDRFLSHWQQTVPQLSPASKVAIVGGGAASAEVALACQYQWQQCNGSDNSPEFTLYCGSDEILPSHNRRTRKTMTALLKQRGITLKVQHKVTGAEQSDGHYQLHFDKTESQTADEIIWAIHAGSPQWPQKTGLACDAQGFISVNSYLQSPSHPNVFAAGDIADFSQQPLAKSGVYAVRAGKHLSNNLRRSVMGQALLPYRPQRQFLSLLMTGDKQAIASRGPFSVTGKWLWRWKDKIDRAFMDQYQQLPTATAATATAHDESTMRCGGCGAKVGHQILHRVMAQLNITDSPDTPIGLNAPDDAAVMTPPANKQWLQTVDYFRAFIDDPYLLGRIATNHCLSDIYAMGATPHSALAIATIPYASETLVEDTLLQLMSGAVDSLNQQNTALIGGHSSEGAELGFGLSVNGIADPGRLLTKGNLQSGQALILTKPLGTGTLLAANMQGQAEGRWIDQAIQHMLISNQQAADIIYQHGATACTDITGFGLLGHLLEMLKPTNCGASLELHQLPVLNGAAECARNGWLSSLHPDNVKAEQWLSHAEAFKQHSHYPLLFDPQTAGGLLAAINTEQSEPCLQALQQSDCPDAAIIGYIDNSNLITLTSTTTSLGKND from the coding sequence ATGGACTCAAACACCCAACAAAGCAATACCACCGACCTTGTACTGGTTGGCGGCGGCCATAGTCACCTGGCGGTGATCAAACAACTGGGGATGAACCCGGTGGCAGGCCTGCGGGTTACGGTTATCAGCAAAGACAGCCATACCCCCTACTCTGGCATGATGCCCGGTTTAGTCGCCGGGCATTACCAGCATGATGAAGCCCATATTGACCTGCGACGGCTATGCCAATTTGCTCAGGTTCGCTTCTTTCAATCAGAAGTCACGCATATCGATCTGGACCAGCAGCAGGTGCATTGTCAGGGCCGCAGCCCGGTTCGCTATGACTGGCTCTCTATCAATATTGGCTCACAACCGGCCATCGATAGCATTCCCGGTGCCCACAGCTGCGGTATTGCCGTTAAACCCATCGACCGGTTTTTAAGCCACTGGCAACAGACAGTCCCCCAACTAAGCCCCGCGTCCAAAGTCGCCATTGTTGGCGGTGGCGCAGCCAGCGCTGAAGTCGCACTGGCCTGCCAGTATCAGTGGCAACAGTGCAATGGCAGCGATAATAGCCCTGAGTTTACCCTTTACTGTGGAAGCGATGAGATATTGCCAAGCCATAACCGTCGTACCCGCAAGACAATGACCGCCCTTCTTAAGCAACGCGGCATCACCTTAAAGGTTCAACACAAAGTCACTGGCGCTGAACAAAGCGATGGCCACTATCAACTTCACTTTGACAAGACCGAGAGCCAGACAGCGGATGAAATCATTTGGGCCATTCATGCTGGCAGCCCGCAATGGCCGCAAAAAACCGGACTCGCCTGCGACGCACAGGGGTTTATCAGTGTTAACTCATACCTGCAAAGCCCCTCACACCCCAATGTATTTGCAGCGGGAGATATTGCCGACTTTAGCCAACAACCACTGGCCAAAAGCGGTGTCTATGCGGTTCGGGCCGGCAAGCATTTAAGCAATAATCTGCGTCGCTCGGTGATGGGTCAGGCACTACTGCCCTATCGCCCGCAGCGGCAATTTCTCAGTCTGTTAATGACCGGTGATAAACAAGCCATAGCCTCAAGAGGCCCCTTTAGTGTTACCGGGAAATGGCTATGGCGCTGGAAAGATAAAATAGACCGCGCCTTTATGGATCAATACCAGCAACTACCCACTGCAACAGCAGCAACAGCAACAGCACACGATGAATCCACTATGCGCTGCGGTGGCTGCGGCGCCAAAGTCGGCCATCAAATTCTTCATCGCGTAATGGCACAACTCAATATCACGGATAGCCCTGACACCCCCATAGGCCTTAACGCCCCCGACGATGCCGCAGTGATGACACCACCGGCCAATAAGCAATGGCTGCAAACGGTTGATTATTTCCGCGCCTTTATTGATGACCCGTATTTACTGGGCCGTATAGCCACCAACCATTGCCTCAGTGATATTTACGCCATGGGCGCCACCCCCCATTCCGCTCTGGCGATAGCGACAATACCCTATGCTAGCGAAACCTTAGTGGAAGACACCTTGCTGCAATTAATGAGCGGCGCTGTCGACAGCCTGAATCAACAAAATACGGCATTGATTGGCGGCCATAGCAGCGAAGGCGCTGAACTGGGTTTTGGTTTATCGGTTAATGGGATTGCCGACCCAGGGCGACTCTTAACCAAGGGTAATCTTCAATCAGGCCAGGCGCTTATCCTGACAAAACCGTTAGGAACAGGCACTTTACTGGCCGCCAATATGCAGGGCCAGGCGGAGGGTCGCTGGATTGATCAGGCGATCCAACATATGCTCATTAGCAATCAGCAAGCAGCCGATATTATTTACCAGCATGGCGCCACCGCCTGTACCGATATCACCGGCTTTGGCTTATTGGGTCATTTACTGGAAATGCTAAAACCCACTAACTGTGGTGCCAGCCTTGAACTTCATCAATTACCCGTATTAAATGGCGCCGCTGAATGTGCGCGCAATGGCTGGTTAAGCTCACTGCACCCGGACAATGTCAAAGCCGAACAGTGGCTAAGCCATGCTGAAGCGTTTAAACAACATAGCCATTACCCGCTGCTATTTGATCCACAAACCGCAGGGGGTTTGTTAGCCGCCATAAATACCGAGCAGTCTGAGCCTTGCCTGCAAGCACTACAGCAAAGTGATTGCCCCGATGCTGCAATCATTGGCTATATCGATAACAGTAACCTAATCACCTTAACATCCACTACTACAAGCCTGGGAAAAAATGATTAA
- a CDS encoding putative selenate ABC transporter substrate-binding protein encodes MIKQLFKQLSKTSLALILCSTVAAEPFVFTAIPDADETRLNARFSKVADYLEQQLGVEVNYIPVKSYAAAVSAFRNDQVQLAWFGGLTGVQARRLTPGSEAIAQGAEDPKFRSYFIAHHSTGLNNGEQLSEKIKGMSFSFGSKSSTSGRLMPEFYLQQQFQQTPEQLFSRVGFSGNHSRTIALVQSGSYQLGALNYQVWLKELAEGKIDLDKVSIIWTTPDYTDYQWTVRGDVDQRWGAGFKEKITKALLDMKDPALLNAFPRKAFIPASNADYQAIEDTARDIGLLD; translated from the coding sequence ATGATTAAGCAACTCTTTAAACAACTCTCTAAAACATCTTTGGCCCTCATACTGTGCAGTACCGTCGCCGCAGAACCTTTTGTGTTTACCGCTATACCTGATGCGGACGAAACACGATTAAATGCCCGCTTTTCCAAAGTCGCTGATTACCTCGAGCAACAACTGGGCGTGGAAGTAAACTATATTCCGGTAAAATCCTATGCTGCCGCTGTCAGCGCGTTTAGAAACGACCAGGTACAACTGGCATGGTTTGGCGGTTTAACCGGTGTTCAGGCACGCCGTTTAACGCCCGGGTCAGAAGCTATCGCCCAAGGGGCAGAAGACCCCAAATTTAGAAGTTATTTTATTGCCCATCACAGCACTGGGCTCAATAACGGTGAGCAACTGAGTGAAAAAATTAAAGGAATGAGCTTTAGCTTTGGCTCAAAAAGCTCTACCTCTGGCCGACTCATGCCGGAATTTTATTTACAGCAGCAATTTCAACAAACACCTGAGCAACTGTTTAGCCGTGTTGGCTTTTCTGGCAACCACTCACGCACTATCGCACTGGTACAAAGCGGTAGTTATCAACTGGGGGCCTTAAATTATCAAGTTTGGTTAAAAGAATTAGCCGAGGGAAAAATCGATCTGGATAAAGTCAGCATTATTTGGACTACCCCCGACTATACCGATTATCAATGGACCGTTAGAGGGGATGTCGATCAACGCTGGGGCGCAGGTTTTAAAGAAAAAATTACTAAAGCACTACTGGATATGAAAGATCCGGCGCTACTTAACGCCTTTCCCCGAAAAGCGTTTATACCGGCTAGCAATGCTGATTATCAAGCTATTGAAGATACCGCCCGCGACATTGGCTTACTGGACTAA
- a CDS encoding phosphonate ABC transporter ATP-binding protein, translating into MSPQAQPLIRLENAEVFYQQQRVLDEVTLELHQGERIALLGKSGAGKSTLLKLIYQHLSHTDHRVGWVPQQLGLVDKLSVFHNIYMGQLDQRSRTYNLINILWPRPKEVAAISQLLERFNLEETLFKTVEQLSGGQQQRVAIARAIYSQADIILADEPASSLDKANADNVISALLHYSQSCVIALHNTEQALAFADRVIGIQQGKIVVNDHPDNLSPAQLAPLYDHD; encoded by the coding sequence ATGAGCCCGCAAGCCCAACCCTTAATTCGACTGGAAAACGCTGAAGTCTTTTATCAGCAACAGCGAGTATTGGATGAGGTAACGCTAGAACTACATCAGGGCGAAAGGATTGCCTTGTTGGGTAAAAGTGGCGCGGGTAAATCAACACTGCTTAAACTGATCTACCAACACCTCAGCCATACCGACCATCGCGTAGGCTGGGTGCCACAGCAGTTAGGTCTGGTAGATAAACTATCCGTGTTTCACAATATCTACATGGGGCAACTGGACCAGCGTTCACGTACCTATAACCTGATCAATATACTCTGGCCACGCCCTAAAGAAGTGGCCGCCATTAGCCAACTGTTAGAGCGCTTTAATCTGGAAGAAACACTTTTCAAAACCGTTGAGCAGTTATCGGGGGGGCAACAACAGCGGGTGGCTATTGCTCGGGCTATTTATAGCCAGGCGGATATTATTCTTGCTGATGAACCGGCTTCAAGCCTGGATAAAGCCAATGCCGACAATGTGATATCCGCCTTATTACACTACAGCCAGAGCTGTGTTATTGCCCTGCACAATACCGAACAGGCGCTGGCCTTTGCCGATAGAGTCATCGGTATCCAACAGGGAAAAATCGTGGTTAACGACCACCCTGACAATCTAAGCCCTGCCCAACTAGCACCGCTCTACGATCATGACTAG